In one window of Streptomyces roseofulvus DNA:
- a CDS encoding PLP-dependent aminotransferase family protein — MPSAATTPPTPAVPPGTAPTAPLAARLGNVASSPVREILALTARPEVISFAGGLPAPELFDTEGIRAAYQAVLTDHPHAALQYSTTEGDPALRTAVAARLTARGLPTDADDLLVTTGSQQALALLATALLEPGAVVLVEDPCYLAALQTFGFAGARVVPVPTDDDGILPEALDEIAAREKPTLLYVVPTFQNPTGRTLPAARRAAVAEAAARHGFWIAEDDPYGELRFDGEPVPYLAGHPAAADRTALLGSFSKVMAPGLRLGHLRAPAALRRACVIAKQAADLHTSSVDQAAAARYLRDSDLDAHVAGVRAAYRARRDAMLEGLPAALPEGSRWNRPEGGMFVWATLPGGHDATALLATAVGHHVAYVPGAPFFCGTPDPAALRLSFTTHAPDEIAEGLRRLAKAFA, encoded by the coding sequence ATGCCCTCCGCCGCCACGACGCCCCCGACCCCCGCCGTCCCGCCCGGCACGGCCCCCACGGCCCCGCTCGCCGCCCGGCTGGGAAACGTCGCCTCCTCGCCCGTACGCGAGATCCTGGCGCTCACGGCACGACCCGAGGTCATCTCGTTCGCCGGCGGCCTCCCGGCCCCCGAACTCTTCGACACCGAAGGCATCAGGGCCGCCTACCAGGCCGTCCTCACCGACCACCCGCACGCCGCCCTCCAGTACTCCACCACCGAGGGCGACCCCGCGCTCCGCACGGCCGTCGCCGCCCGGCTCACCGCCCGCGGACTCCCCACCGACGCCGACGACCTGCTCGTCACCACCGGCTCCCAGCAGGCACTCGCCCTCCTCGCCACCGCGCTCCTCGAACCCGGCGCCGTCGTCCTCGTCGAGGACCCCTGCTACCTCGCCGCCCTCCAGACCTTCGGATTCGCCGGCGCCCGCGTCGTCCCCGTCCCCACCGACGACGACGGCATCCTCCCCGAGGCGCTCGACGAGATCGCCGCCCGCGAGAAGCCCACCCTGCTCTACGTCGTCCCCACCTTCCAGAACCCCACCGGCCGCACCCTCCCCGCCGCGCGCCGCGCCGCCGTCGCCGAGGCCGCCGCCCGCCACGGCTTCTGGATCGCCGAGGACGACCCGTACGGCGAACTCCGCTTCGACGGCGAACCCGTCCCGTACCTCGCCGGCCACCCCGCCGCCGCCGACCGCACGGCCCTCCTCGGGTCCTTCTCCAAGGTCATGGCCCCCGGCCTCCGCCTCGGCCACCTGCGCGCCCCGGCCGCCCTCCGCCGCGCCTGCGTCATCGCCAAGCAGGCCGCCGACCTGCACACCTCCAGCGTCGACCAGGCCGCCGCCGCCCGCTACCTCCGCGACAGCGACCTCGACGCCCACGTCGCCGGCGTGCGCGCCGCCTACCGCGCCCGCCGCGACGCCATGCTCGAAGGACTGCCCGCCGCCCTCCCCGAGGGCAGCCGCTGGAACCGGCCCGAGGGCGGCATGTTCGTCTGGGCCACCCTCCCCGGGGGCCACGACGCCACCGCCCTCCTCGCCACCGCCGTCGGCCACCACGTCGCCTACGTCCCCGGCGCCCCCTTCTTCTGCGGCACCCCCGACCCGGCCGCCCTCCGCCTCTCCTTCACCACCCACGCCCCCGACGAGATCGCCGAGGGCCTGCGCCGCCTGGCGAAGGCCTTCGCGTGA
- a CDS encoding cell division protein SepF, giving the protein MSRYERYDVTDEQWEGLAQVLPLRGRDEWPSRVDHRTIPEQYESVEQRRMVVLRVQVFADAREVAEYLIAQIPVLLDLTSADPEVAKRVLDFSSGVVFGLGSGMHRVDRNVFLLAPPGTEVENTGDAPAADEEDEPVGAPRASVPRS; this is encoded by the coding sequence ATGAGTAGGTACGAGAGGTACGACGTCACCGACGAGCAGTGGGAGGGTCTGGCCCAGGTCCTGCCCCTGCGCGGCCGCGACGAATGGCCGTCCAGGGTCGATCACCGCACCATCCCCGAGCAGTACGAGTCCGTCGAGCAGCGCCGCATGGTCGTGCTGCGGGTCCAGGTCTTCGCCGACGCCCGCGAGGTCGCCGAGTACCTCATCGCCCAGATCCCGGTCCTGCTCGACCTCACCAGCGCCGACCCCGAAGTCGCCAAGCGCGTCCTCGACTTCAGCAGCGGCGTCGTCTTCGGCCTCGGCAGCGGCATGCACCGCGTCGACCGCAACGTCTTCCTGCTCGCCCCGCCCGGCACCGAGGTCGAGAACACCGGCGACGCCCCCGCGGCCGACGAGGAGGACGAGCCGGTCGGCGCCCCTCGTGCGAGCGTCCCCCGATCGTAG